In Flavobacterium hankyongi, the genomic window TATTGCAAACACTTTACCTAATACCTTACCTGCAAATACATATGCTGGTAGCTATTATATTAGTGGTAATGCTTATTTATTAAACAATTCACATCCCCCATGCAGCACATGTACTCCAGGCGAAAAAAGGCTTTTTATAACCTTAAAAGATATTAATAATATTTATTTAAGAAGACTAATAATAAAACGAGAAGTAGTTAGTGGTCAAGAACAAATAAAAATCGATTTAGATTTAGGTAATACAGTTTACTATAACTCTACAGATCCTGAACCAGTTTTTAATTTTGCTTTGCCATCAGGAAGTTATACTTTGATAAAACAATAAATGAAACATGTTTTAAAATATTTACTGATAATTACAGCAATTTCTTGTAAAAGTCAAATAGCACCATTAAATGGATTAACTTTTGAATATCCAAATGGTACATATTTTAAGGATTTAAATAATGAACTGGATTATTACGTGGGCAGATGGGAAGGAACCTTAAATAATAAAAAATATACTTTTGAATTTGTGAAATTTACACATCATCTCAGTAGTTATGATGGAACCACAAATGGGAGTTACTATTATAAAGATATTGTAAAAGTTAAGTTGAAAGTTTTAGATTTGCAATCGAATCAAATTCTGTATGATAATTTAAATGCAATAAATTACGATGATTATTTAATTTTAGGATTGGCTAAAAAAAATGGAATGTTCAGCTTTAGTTAAGATGCAAAAGCAGAGCATTGCAATTTAGATGCTGAGTTTGATTTAAGACGTATAAATGGTCAGCCCAATCAATTAACCTACTGTTATTTTACATTACGAAGCTATTGGGATGATCAATGTTTTAATTATAAAAACATTCATGATATACCTATATTTTTACCAAAAAGTGATTTAATATTAACGAAACAATAAAAAATCTTGTAACATAAGCTATTAACAATAGCGATTTTCAATTTAAAGCTGAAAGTCGTTTTTTACATATGAAAAAAATATTTTTATTTGCGTTCACATTATTATTAAGTAATTGTAATGCACAACAAATAATTAATTTAGAAAATAAAGGAACATACAGACATTACCCTCTAGGTGCCTATTTTAAAGATATAAATAACTTTTTAAATCCTTTTATTGGCACATACATTTACACCAACGGAAATACTAGTTTAAAGATTATTCTTGATAAGAAAATAAAAGATAACGGAAAATATGCAGAAGATGTTATATATGGTGGTTATGAATATATAGTAAATGGAGTAACTATTGCAAATACTTTACCTAATACCTTACCTGCAAATACATATGCTGGTAGTTATTATATTAATGGTAATGCTTATTTATTAAACAATTCACATCCCCCATGCAGCACATGTACTCCAGGTGAAAAAAGACTATTTATAACTCTACAAGATACACAATGCATATATTTTAGAAGACTAATAATAAAACGAGAAGTAGTTAGTGGTCAAGAACAAATAAAAATTGATTTAGATTTAGGTAATACAGTTTACTATAATTCTACAGATCCTGAACCAGTTTTTAATTTTGCTTTGCCATCAGGAAGTTATACTTTGATAAAACAATAAATGAAACATGTTTTAAAATATTCACTGATATTTATAGCATTATCCTGCAAAAGTCAAGTAACTTCAATTGCTCCCTTAAATGGGTTAAGTTTTGAAAATCCAAATGGCACTTATTTTAAGGACTTAAATAACGAGTTGGATTATTATGTAGGAAAATGGGAAGGAACCTTAAACAACAAAAAGTATATTTTTGAATTTGTCAAATTTACGCAACATCTTAGAAGTTATGATGGAACTACAAATGGAAGTTATTATTATGAAGATGAAATTCTAGGGAAATTAAAAGTTATTGACCTCCTGACAAATCAAGTTCTATATGATAATTTAAACGTAACAAATTATGATGATTATTTAATTTTAGGATTAGCTAAAAAAAATGGGATGTTTAGTTTTTTGTATCAAGATAAAGCTGAAAAATGCTATTTACATTTAAGACGTATAAATGGTCAACCAAATCAATTAACCTACTGTTATTTTACGTTACAAAGCTATAGAGATAATGAATGTTTAAATTATCAAAACATTTATGACATACCTATATTTTTACCCAAAACAGATTTAATATTAACTAAACAATAAAAAATCTTGTAACATAAGCTCTTAACAATAGCGATTTTCAATTTAAAGCTGAAAGTCGCTATTGTATTTGCAAAATAATGATTCGATTTAAATTTATTGCAAGTTACATCACTACTACAAATAGAAAACTTATGGTGTACTATTGTTCTAGATATTAAACAATAGTATGATAATGAAAAAATTAATTGAAAATGAAATATATCCCAGCCCTTCTTTTATCAATTTTACTATTCTCATGCAATGAAAATAAAAAATCAGCAACCAGCACTGATTTACCTTTTTTTCATTTTGATAAACTAGAATACTACCATCCTACTCTTACAAAAAAGGAATTTCATTCCATCATAATGAATTCGAATAAAACAAGAGAAGAAGAAGCTTTATTGCAAATTCTAACAGGTAATATTCCAGTATCCATAAAGGATACTATGTTTATAAAAAACATGGAGATTCTTAATTTTAAAAAAGATGTTATTGATCCTAAATTATATTCAAAAATATCCCATTTGTTTTCCTCTAGAGAAGCATCGCAAAATATATCTCCTAAATGTCAATCAGATTATAAAGACATCCTTATTTTTAGGGAAAAGAATGTCATCGTTGGAATGGTAAAAATAAGTTTTGATTGTTTGAGACACCAAATGATAGGTGAACGTTATAATGATTCGAAATTTGGTCAATCGGGTGAATATGTAGCATTAGAAAACATACTAAAGACATATAATTAACAAAAAAAGCCTATCATAAAAAAAACGCTATGATAGGCTTCTCAAATAAAAACAAACTAAAACTAACTTTTAAAAATTATAAGTAATTTTTCCTTTAAGAAAAAACGGTGTTCCTGGCGTAAAATGTATTTCTTCAACACTTTGGGTTTCATTTTGCAATTGTGACTCTGTAGCAAATTGCGTTTCATTCCATTTTGTATTAAAAATGTTTTCGGCACTAATTCCAAACGCAATTGCATTCCACTTATAATTTATATTGGCATCTGTAACCATATATCCTTTGGCAACGATTGAATTGTCTTCGTTAGCAGGTCTCGATTTCAAATAACGGTATTGTAATCCGCCTGACCAATTTTTATAATTTTTCAGGCTAATTCCTGCTGTAGTTGTAAAATCAGGTGCCAAAGGAATATAGTTTTGTCCTTTGGGGTCTTCTGTACTTCTTCCGTGAGTATAATTTGCATCTGCATCAAAAAACAAATAATCACTAAGTTGGTAACGCATCCCTAAATCTATTCCTCTTCGTGCTGTTTTACCACTTGGCTCAACAACACCTGCATCGCCTACATAAACAAACTCTTGTTGTAAATCTAACATCCATAAAGCTGAATTAATTAATAGCTTAGAAAACGGTTTGTAAATAATTCCAAAATCGGCTCCAAAAGATGTTGGTAATATCTTTTTCCCTGATTGCTCAACAACCACTCTTGTGTCGTTTGAATGAAACCCATAACCCGATTTAATAAATACCTGAAAAGTATTACTATGTGCATAAATCAAGTTCAGTTTTGGAGATATTTTGGCTTTGTTTTCGGATTGTGTTCTATAATTTGTTGCCAACTTGTCCTGATAATCAAATTTAAAATAATCTAATCGAAGCGATGGATTTATCTTAAATTTCCCAAAATCGAATTCAGTATTCAGATAAGAAAACATATTCGTTTGGTCTATATCACCAAGTTTTGTGGTATTTAAAGTTTCTTTTCTGTTTTTTGTATGTGATAATTCTGTGTCTTTAGTTTGATCTGCTCTAAATCCTAATCCAAACTGTAATAATCCTTTAGTTAGCTTACTACTTAGTTCGGCGTTTAAACCATAAATATCTCTGTACTCCTTTTGTCTTATTTGGTCTCCATTTATAGGATCTTCTAGAAAAAAAGTAAAATTAGAATACAATTCAAACTGATAATTTGAATAGAATGTATTCGCCTTTATAGATGTTTGTTCAGTTAATGGTTTGATTAATAAAACATTTACATTGGTTCTTGATGTTGAACCTCCTTCGGTATTATCCACGGCACCAAATCTTGAAATGGCTCCGTTATCAATTAATCGTTGTGGAATTTGTCCTGAAGCATCCCATTTACTTGTAAATCTTGAAGCTAAAACCGAAACTTTTCCGTTATTAGACAACAACGTTGTGTATTTACCTAAAATATTTATTCTTTTAAAATTTTGAGGTGAATCAAAAGGTCCATCTGTCAACATGTATTCTGTAGCGATATACGCTTTATCTTTAAATTTTTTATCTAACAAATCAAAAGCTCCAACGGTTCTCAATGTGTTAAACAGACCTACTTCGGCACTTACAAAACTTTTTTCAATATCTTCTTTCGTCTTAAAAGCAACATAACCTGCTGTAGCAAAATCACCTTTATTGGCGTAGTAACTTCCTTTCCCAAAATCAATTTTATCGATAGTTTCTGGAATCACAAAATGTAAATCGGCATAACCTTGACCGTGGGCATGGGAAACCATATTTACGGGCATTCCATCAACAGAAATAGCAATATCAGTTCCATGATCTATATCAAATCCACGAAGAAAAATTTGTTCCGCTTTACCGCCACCTGCGTGTTGACCTATAAAAAGTCCCGGTACTTTTCTTAAAATTTCCTGGGATGATTTTACAGGTGCTGTAGCCAAATCTATTTTGGAAATTATATTCATTGCTGAAAGATTTGATGAAACAACAACTTCATCCAATTTAAAAGCATCTGATTGTAGTGTAATTTTAAGTTCACCAGCAGTTACAGTAATAGTTTGTTTTTTAAATCCCAATGCAGACACTAACAATTGGTCATTTTCTTTAGTTTTTTCAATAAAAAAATTTCCAAATTCATCAGTATGTGAATGTGTTTGTGTAGTATTATTGATTAGATAAGCATTCTCTATTGGGGTCCCCAGTGAGTCGATAACAACTCCTTTTTGAACTTGTGAAAAAGCAATTGAAGTAATTAAAAAAAATGTTATGTTGATTATACTTTTCATTATAAACTTTGGATTTTGGCTGACATGTTTGGTCCTAATTCAAAAATACTAGATTCTAATTCTTTTTTTATGGGTTTTACTTCGTTTAATAAATTATTAGCTTTATATATACTTGCTAAATGGAACATTACTTCAGGCTCAAAAGATTTTTTTACTACATGTTCATTTACGATTTTTAAAGCTTTTTCAGATTCTCCGTTTTTAAAATAAGCCCAAGCCAATAAATCGTAAGATTGTGGTGTGGGTCTATTACTAATTTCCTGATTTGCAATTTTAAATGCTTCATCAAGTTTTTTATTTTCTTCCGAAAAAAGTAGTGCATTGTATTTATTATACATCACTCCATAATTATTACTATCTAACATCATGAAATAGTCATGAAGATATTTTTTTTGTGAAGCAAAATCTTTTTCATACTCTGCTACTTCGGCTTTAAGCAGATAAAAATCTGGTGAATTGTGTTTTTTAGAAACTATTTCGAGAATACGTTTGGCTTCTTTAGTATTTTTTTCGTGAGAAAAAGCTATCCATGCTAATCCTTTCAAAGCGAAAGAATTATTAGAATCTAGATTTAATGTTTTTAGATAATAATCGTATGAATCGTTTATTTTGCCGGCATGTCCATACATATCACCCAAATTCGAATAAGACCATGTCATTAAAGATTTATTATCTAGCTTCTCAGTCATTCTGGAAGCATTTTCCATAATAGATATAGCAGTATTCAAATCACCTTTATGATCATTCCATTTAGCTAATCGTATTAAGTAATCAAAATCATTAATATCATAAATCGCTTTTAAACTTTCTTTAGCTTTTTCATAATTACCCAATTCCATTTGAACATCAAATAAAAGCTTATGAGTTTCGTGAAGTTTTTCACCTATTTGATATGCCTTTTCTGCTAAAGTTAGTGCTTCTTTAAATCGATGTTGTGTGATGTAATTTCTTGCTAAAGATCTTAAAGAACCTACATCTTTATAATTTAATTTTTTGTTCGACTCTATTAATAAATTTTCGGCTTTGTGTAAGTCTTCTATATTACCTGTTTGTTCAAAAAGCAATGAATAGTAAGCAGCAATTTTATTTAGATAGCTCGTTTGTGTTGGCGATTTATCATATTTATTCTGCCAGAATTTAATTTCACTCAAAGCAAAATCAACAGTTTTATTTCCTTTTAAATTCAAATAAGAATTGTAGTCATTGCTATTCATAAGCTTACCATTTTCTTTTTTGCATCCAGAAATAATAAATATGAAACTAAAAAATATAAAAAAAATTCTCATAATCTTGAATTGAATGTTAAATAAAAAAGGGCATGATAATACACATGCCCTTAAAGTTTTACCAAGCCGTAGCTAAATATGGAAATGTGCTAGAAAAAGCTTTATCATTTGCATTAACGTGGTCTGATGTAAGTCCAGCGTTAGAAGTCCCTGCGGGTCCTCCAAAAATCAATAATAATTCGACATCAATAACATCATCAGCTAAAGCTCTACCTGTTAAAACATTTGTACCATCAAAAAAAGTAGTTGTACCTACTTTACTCACATTTAAAACATCAGTAGCCAATAATCCTGTAAACTGAGCAGCTGTTTGTCCCAAAGCATTAGTAGTATAACCTGAATTTAAAGCTAATAATCTTGACTGAAAAGTAGCCTGATAACTAGCCCCCATCATAGAAGGGATTGTTGTATTGAATGCGTCTTTAGGAGATCCCGAGGCAACAAAAACCGTGTTAATCGCCGGTCTTGCCATTTGATCCTTTTGAACATAAGTTCCAGAAAAATCAGGTCCATAATCCATCATTTGCATATCATCATCATCATCATTACAACTCATCAACATAGACAGTCCTAAAATAGATATTGCAGCTATTATATATTTATTTGTTTTCATAAATTTCATATTAAAGTTTAGATTATTGCTTTTGTTTAGTTTCTACCCAAACATTTATAGAAGAAGATGTTCCTAAAGAAGCTTTTGGTACTTCAATAATTGTAGAAAGTACATTAGTTCCTGCGAATGTATCAGTTCCAGGATTATTAAATCCAGTTGCAGTTCCAGCTAAAATGGCTTTATACTGATTTAAATCGAAAAAGAAT contains:
- a CDS encoding DUF6705 family protein, with translation MKNLTLLTFLLLFVNCNAQQIINLENQGTYRNYPQGAYFKDINNFLNPFIGTYIYTNGNTSLKIILDKKIKDNGKYAEDVIYGGYEYIVNGVTIANTLPNTLPANTYAGSYYISGNAYLLNNSHPPCSTCTPGEKRLFITLKDINNIYLRRLIIKREVVSGQEQIKIDLDLGNTVYYNSTDPEPVFNFALPSGSYTLIKQ
- a CDS encoding DUF6705 family protein, with protein sequence MKHVLKYLLIITAISCKSQIAPLNGLTFEYPNGTYFKDLNNELDYYVGRWEGTLNNKKYTFEFVKFTHHLSSYDGTTNGSYYYKDIVKVKLKVLDLQSNQILYDNLNAINYDDYLILGLAKKNGMFSFS
- a CDS encoding DUF6705 family protein, with protein sequence MKKIFLFAFTLLLSNCNAQQIINLENKGTYRHYPLGAYFKDINNFLNPFIGTYIYTNGNTSLKIILDKKIKDNGKYAEDVIYGGYEYIVNGVTIANTLPNTLPANTYAGSYYINGNAYLLNNSHPPCSTCTPGEKRLFITLQDTQCIYFRRLIIKREVVSGQEQIKIDLDLGNTVYYNSTDPEPVFNFALPSGSYTLIKQ
- a CDS encoding DUF6705 family protein, producing MKHVLKYSLIFIALSCKSQVTSIAPLNGLSFENPNGTYFKDLNNELDYYVGKWEGTLNNKKYIFEFVKFTQHLRSYDGTTNGSYYYEDEILGKLKVIDLLTNQVLYDNLNVTNYDDYLILGLAKKNGMFSFLYQDKAEKCYLHLRRINGQPNQLTYCYFTLQSYRDNECLNYQNIYDIPIFLPKTDLILTKQ
- a CDS encoding TonB-dependent receptor, whose amino-acid sequence is MKSIINITFFLITSIAFSQVQKGVVIDSLGTPIENAYLINNTTQTHSHTDEFGNFFIEKTKENDQLLVSALGFKKQTITVTAGELKITLQSDAFKLDEVVVSSNLSAMNIISKIDLATAPVKSSQEILRKVPGLFIGQHAGGGKAEQIFLRGFDIDHGTDIAISVDGMPVNMVSHAHGQGYADLHFVIPETIDKIDFGKGSYYANKGDFATAGYVAFKTKEDIEKSFVSAEVGLFNTLRTVGAFDLLDKKFKDKAYIATEYMLTDGPFDSPQNFKRINILGKYTTLLSNNGKVSVLASRFTSKWDASGQIPQRLIDNGAISRFGAVDNTEGGSTSRTNVNVLLIKPLTEQTSIKANTFYSNYQFELYSNFTFFLEDPINGDQIRQKEYRDIYGLNAELSSKLTKGLLQFGLGFRADQTKDTELSHTKNRKETLNTTKLGDIDQTNMFSYLNTEFDFGKFKINPSLRLDYFKFDYQDKLATNYRTQSENKAKISPKLNLIYAHSNTFQVFIKSGYGFHSNDTRVVVEQSGKKILPTSFGADFGIIYKPFSKLLINSALWMLDLQQEFVYVGDAGVVEPSGKTARRGIDLGMRYQLSDYLFFDADANYTHGRSTEDPKGQNYIPLAPDFTTTAGISLKNYKNWSGGLQYRYLKSRPANEDNSIVAKGYMVTDANINYKWNAIAFGISAENIFNTKWNETQFATESQLQNETQSVEEIHFTPGTPFFLKGKITYNF
- a CDS encoding tetratricopeptide repeat protein, with the protein product MRIFFIFFSFIFIISGCKKENGKLMNSNDYNSYLNLKGNKTVDFALSEIKFWQNKYDKSPTQTSYLNKIAAYYSLLFEQTGNIEDLHKAENLLIESNKKLNYKDVGSLRSLARNYITQHRFKEALTLAEKAYQIGEKLHETHKLLFDVQMELGNYEKAKESLKAIYDINDFDYLIRLAKWNDHKGDLNTAISIMENASRMTEKLDNKSLMTWSYSNLGDMYGHAGKINDSYDYYLKTLNLDSNNSFALKGLAWIAFSHEKNTKEAKRILEIVSKKHNSPDFYLLKAEVAEYEKDFASQKKYLHDYFMMLDSNNYGVMYNKYNALLFSEENKKLDEAFKIANQEISNRPTPQSYDLLAWAYFKNGESEKALKIVNEHVVKKSFEPEVMFHLASIYKANNLLNEVKPIKKELESSIFELGPNMSAKIQSL
- a CDS encoding DUF4331 domain-containing protein; protein product: MKTNKYIIAAISILGLSMLMSCNDDDDDMQMMDYGPDFSGTYVQKDQMARPAINTVFVASGSPKDAFNTTIPSMMGASYQATFQSRLLALNSGYTTNALGQTAAQFTGLLATDVLNVSKVGTTTFFDGTNVLTGRALADDVIDVELLLIFGGPAGTSNAGLTSDHVNANDKAFSSTFPYLATAW